A single window of Syntrophotalea acetylenica DNA harbors:
- the flgB gene encoding flagellar basal body rod protein FlgB: MPEIRLFDRTIQMLGKVLDLRQRQQELIASNIANAETPGYIPARMSFEKDLAKALENRPQPQAQPHPRHIPIVANRIDNLEGTTERRADRGVGMDGNGVDLDKQLIAQSENQLLYETSAQIISKKLATLKYVCQDGR, from the coding sequence ATGCCTGAAATCAGACTGTTCGACCGCACCATCCAGATGCTTGGCAAGGTTCTTGACCTTCGCCAACGTCAGCAGGAGCTGATCGCTTCCAACATCGCCAACGCCGAAACACCGGGTTACATTCCGGCCCGCATGTCATTTGAAAAGGACCTGGCAAAAGCCCTGGAAAACCGGCCGCAACCGCAGGCACAACCGCACCCGCGGCACATCCCGATCGTTGCGAACCGCATCGACAACCTCGAAGGAACCACGGAGCGGCGTGCCGATCGCGGTGTCGGCATGGACGGCAACGGGGTGGATCTCGACAAGCAACTGATCGCCCAGAGCGAAAACCAGTTGTTGTACGAAACCTCCGCGCAGATCATCAGCAAAAAACTGGCGACCCTCAAATACGTCTGTCAGGACGGCCGCTAA
- the flgC gene encoding flagellar basal body rod protein FlgC, translated as MDIFTAMQVSASALAAQQTRLNVISGNLANVGTTRTPEGGPYRKRDVVFQSSRNVFEDSLRQAMDKDVQGVEVARIQPNSRAFHTVYQPGHPDADENGMLTLPNINVMEEMVDMMTATRNYEANVSAIKSAQRMATKALDIGR; from the coding sequence ATGGATATTTTTACAGCGATGCAGGTCAGCGCCTCGGCCCTGGCCGCGCAACAGACCCGTCTCAACGTGATCAGCGGCAACCTGGCCAATGTCGGTACCACCCGCACGCCGGAAGGCGGCCCCTACCGCAAACGCGACGTGGTGTTCCAGTCGAGCCGCAACGTTTTCGAAGACAGCCTGCGTCAAGCCATGGACAAGGACGTGCAAGGCGTTGAAGTGGCCCGCATCCAGCCGAACTCGCGGGCCTTCCACACCGTGTACCAGCCAGGCCACCCCGACGCGGACGAAAACGGCATGCTGACGTTGCCCAACATCAATGTGATGGAGGAGATGGTCGACATGATGACCGCCACGCGCAATTACGAGGCCAACGTCTCCGCCATCAAATCCGCCCAACGCATGGCCACCAAGGCCCTCGACATAGGACGCTGA
- the fliE gene encoding flagellar hook-basal body complex protein FliE: MIKNIGEIPRIAQAASAETAASGRPPETSFGDLLANAIDNVEQAQNQSNQAIEKLQTGESRNIHEVMIAMEKAGISMRLMVNMRNKIVEAYQEVMRMQI, from the coding sequence ATGATAAAAAATATCGGAGAAATCCCCCGCATCGCGCAGGCCGCCTCGGCCGAAACCGCGGCTTCAGGCCGGCCCCCCGAAACCTCCTTCGGAGACCTGCTGGCCAACGCCATCGATAACGTCGAGCAGGCCCAGAACCAGTCCAACCAGGCCATTGAAAAGCTTCAGACCGGCGAATCCCGCAATATTCACGAGGTCATGATCGCCATGGAAAAAGCCGGCATTTCCATGCGACTGATGGTGAACATGCGCAACAAGATCGTCGAAGCCTATCAGGAAGTGATGCGCATGCAGATCTGA
- the fliF gene encoding flagellar basal-body MS-ring/collar protein FliF, producing MGEKTTPATLLETIRHWPRKRQLSLLGVVLACVVFFALIILQANKADYQLLFGNLESADAAAVLERLKEQKIPYRLENNGRAILIPAAKVHEIRLDLAGSGLPRGGGVGFEIFDKQSFGMTDFAQKINYLRALQGELARTVASLAPVEAARVHLALPEKRLFREQQQKASASVIVKLAAGQNLREGQILGIVNLVAGSVEGLDAEQVAVIDDNGRVLSKASEQTGENGMAPNMLDYQQNLEQRLELRAQALLDRALGMGNSMVQVTAAIDYTQRERMEESYDPDTTAVRSEHTTTEKGGIAGAGGVPGVQSNINNEQSGASFIPTSRSDETINYEISKIVSKQVDPVGSIKNLSVAVLVADRLTEAAGDSEKAPVYEPRDAKELAAIEKMVSRALGIDPKRGDQIAVISRPFETAYSTDPTLQPSVWTRVHQVTPILKYALLCLAAGLLYLLVIRPLLQILRSEGRMIEHYKTVEQLESEMAGLPDGSTRGEAPLSLPAGSAASQNDPAQIIKAWLKDS from the coding sequence ATGGGCGAAAAAACCACCCCTGCGACCTTACTCGAAACCATTCGCCACTGGCCCCGCAAACGGCAACTGAGCCTGCTCGGGGTGGTGCTGGCATGCGTCGTGTTTTTTGCTCTCATTATCCTGCAGGCAAACAAGGCCGATTATCAGCTGCTGTTCGGCAACCTCGAAAGCGCCGACGCGGCCGCCGTGTTGGAGCGCCTGAAGGAACAGAAAATACCCTATCGGCTCGAAAACAACGGCCGTGCCATTCTCATTCCCGCCGCCAAGGTACATGAAATCCGTCTCGACCTGGCCGGTAGCGGTTTGCCGCGCGGCGGCGGCGTGGGCTTCGAGATCTTTGACAAGCAGAGCTTCGGCATGACCGATTTCGCTCAAAAAATCAACTATCTGCGCGCTCTGCAGGGAGAACTGGCGAGAACCGTCGCGTCGCTGGCGCCGGTGGAAGCGGCACGGGTGCATCTGGCGTTGCCTGAAAAGCGCCTGTTTCGCGAGCAGCAGCAAAAAGCCAGTGCCTCGGTGATTGTCAAGCTCGCTGCCGGGCAGAATCTGCGGGAAGGCCAGATTCTCGGCATCGTCAACCTGGTGGCGGGCAGCGTGGAAGGGCTCGACGCCGAACAGGTCGCGGTTATCGACGACAATGGCCGGGTGCTGTCCAAAGCCTCCGAACAGACAGGCGAGAACGGCATGGCGCCCAACATGCTCGACTATCAGCAGAACCTCGAACAACGGCTCGAACTGCGGGCCCAGGCGCTGCTCGACCGGGCGCTGGGCATGGGCAACTCCATGGTGCAGGTCACGGCAGCCATCGACTACACCCAGCGGGAACGCATGGAAGAAAGTTACGATCCCGACACCACCGCGGTGCGCAGCGAGCATACCACCACCGAAAAAGGCGGCATCGCCGGCGCCGGAGGCGTGCCCGGAGTGCAGTCCAACATCAACAACGAGCAGAGCGGCGCGTCCTTCATCCCGACCAGCCGCAGCGACGAAACCATCAATTACGAAATCAGCAAGATCGTCAGCAAACAGGTCGATCCGGTGGGCTCCATCAAGAACCTGTCGGTGGCGGTGCTGGTCGCCGACCGACTGACGGAGGCCGCCGGTGACTCCGAAAAGGCGCCGGTCTACGAACCGCGTGACGCCAAGGAACTGGCAGCCATCGAAAAAATGGTCAGCCGGGCGCTGGGAATCGACCCGAAACGGGGTGACCAGATCGCCGTCATCTCGCGTCCCTTCGAAACCGCTTACAGCACCGACCCCACCCTGCAGCCGTCGGTCTGGACGCGGGTCCATCAGGTCACGCCGATACTCAAATACGCGCTGCTGTGCCTGGCGGCGGGACTGCTCTACCTGTTGGTTATCCGTCCGCTGCTGCAGATTCTGCGCAGCGAGGGACGCATGATCGAGCACTACAAGACCGTGGAGCAACTGGAATCGGAGATGGCCGGCCTGCCCGACGGCAGCACCCGCGGCGAAGCTCCGCTGAGCCTTCCGGCGGGCAGCGCTGCCTCGCAGAACGATCCGGCGCAGATCATCAAGGCCTGGCTCAAGGACAGCTAG